One [Clostridium] saccharolyticum WM1 DNA segment encodes these proteins:
- a CDS encoding HAMP domain-containing sensor histidine kinase: MTHSLYYKFILGYLLFGLLGFVTIATFSSEITDQYLLGRRSESLYDEATQIASSYSGMYNGRDMSLSSSYPELVKEANYLHAQIWIVDRQGKVVSDSAQSDKQGQVIENFDPTFMGNKSYIIGNYYHQFSYDVLSVHAPITGNYTTHGYVVIHLPLSYLRTERDGILNIVYVTSAAVFGLSLIILLVFTKNVYFPLKKITAGANEYAQGNLMHHIEVHTRDEMGYLAATLNYMSAELGKMEDYQKTFIANVSHDFRSPLTSIKGYLEAILDGTIPPEMHEKYLNRVISETDRLNKLTQGLLTLNSLDSKGYLNRTSFDINRVIKDTAASFEGTCNGKNITFDLTFSESIQMVYADLGKIQQVLYNLIDNAIKFSHADSTIYIQASGKYEKIFISIKDTGIGIPKESLKKIWERFYKTDSSRGKDKKGTGLGLAIVREIIQSHGENIDVVSTEGVGSEFIFSLPKAGTP; encoded by the coding sequence ATGACACACTCTCTCTATTATAAATTCATCCTGGGCTATCTGCTGTTCGGCCTCCTGGGATTTGTGACCATTGCCACATTTTCCTCTGAGATCACGGACCAGTATCTCCTTGGCCGCCGTTCCGAATCCCTTTATGACGAGGCCACTCAGATCGCCTCCTCCTACAGCGGCATGTACAACGGCAGGGATATGAGCCTGTCTTCCTCTTATCCGGAGCTTGTGAAGGAGGCCAATTATCTTCATGCCCAGATATGGATCGTAGACCGGCAGGGCAAGGTGGTGTCTGACAGCGCTCAGTCTGACAAGCAGGGACAGGTCATTGAAAACTTTGATCCTACTTTCATGGGCAATAAGTCCTATATTATCGGAAACTACTATCATCAGTTTTCCTATGATGTCTTAAGTGTACATGCGCCAATTACAGGAAACTACACCACACACGGCTACGTGGTGATCCACCTGCCTTTATCCTATTTAAGAACGGAGCGGGATGGGATCTTAAACATCGTCTACGTCACATCGGCAGCGGTGTTCGGTCTTTCCTTAATTATCCTTCTGGTCTTTACAAAAAATGTATATTTTCCGTTAAAAAAAATCACGGCCGGAGCAAATGAATACGCTCAGGGTAATTTAATGCATCACATTGAGGTGCATACGAGAGATGAAATGGGCTATCTTGCCGCAACCCTTAACTATATGTCTGCTGAGCTGGGCAAGATGGAGGATTACCAGAAAACCTTTATCGCCAATGTATCCCATGACTTTCGTTCTCCCCTGACTTCCATTAAGGGCTATCTGGAAGCCATTCTTGACGGTACCATACCGCCGGAGATGCATGAGAAATATTTAAACAGGGTCATTTCAGAAACTGACCGCTTAAATAAGCTGACGCAGGGACTTCTGACCCTTAATTCCCTTGACAGCAAAGGGTATCTGAACCGTACCAGCTTTGATATCAACCGGGTCATTAAAGATACGGCAGCATCCTTTGAAGGAACCTGCAATGGAAAAAATATCACCTTTGATTTGACCTTTTCCGAAAGTATTCAGATGGTTTATGCGGACCTTGGAAAGATACAGCAGGTCCTCTATAATCTCATAGACAATGCCATAAAATTCAGCCATGCAGATTCTACCATCTACATACAGGCTTCGGGAAAGTATGAAAAGATTTTTATTTCCATTAAGGACACGGGAATCGGCATCCCAAAGGAAAGCTTAAAAAAGATCTGGGAGCGATTTTATAAAACAGACTCATCCAGGGGAAAGGATAAGAAAGGGACAGGACTTGGCCTGGCCATTGTCAGGGAGATCATCCAGTCTCACGGAGAAAATATTGATGTGGTCAGCACGGAAGGAGTCGGATCGGAATTCATCTTCAGCCTTCCAAAGGCCGGAACCCCTTAA
- a CDS encoding response regulator transcription factor, which produces MAEKQRILIVDDDSNIAELISLYLLKECYETEIVGDGEEALRVFPEFRPHLVLLDLMLPGMDGYQVCREMRSASQVPIIMLSAKGEVFDKVLGLELGADDYMIKPFDSKELVARVKAVLRRYQTSPVPAALHTDHQGEYVEYPDLIVNLTNYSVIYMGHSIEMPPKELELLYFLASSPNQVFTREQLLDHIWGYEYIGDTRTVDVHIKRLREKIKDHAGWALTTVWGIGYKFEVKR; this is translated from the coding sequence ATGGCAGAAAAACAGCGGATATTGATCGTAGACGATGACAGCAACATCGCGGAATTAATTTCCCTCTACTTATTAAAAGAATGCTACGAAACAGAAATCGTAGGCGACGGAGAGGAGGCACTCCGGGTATTTCCGGAATTCCGGCCTCACCTGGTACTTTTGGACCTGATGCTTCCCGGCATGGATGGCTATCAGGTCTGCCGGGAGATGCGCTCCGCCTCCCAGGTTCCCATTATTATGCTTTCTGCAAAGGGAGAAGTTTTTGACAAGGTCCTTGGCCTGGAGCTGGGGGCTGATGACTATATGATCAAACCCTTTGATTCCAAGGAGCTGGTGGCCCGTGTAAAGGCTGTTTTAAGGCGCTACCAGACGTCCCCTGTACCTGCCGCCCTTCATACGGATCACCAGGGAGAATATGTGGAATATCCGGACCTTATTGTAAACCTTACCAATTATTCTGTCATCTATATGGGGCATTCCATTGAGATGCCGCCAAAGGAACTGGAGCTTCTTTACTTCCTGGCCTCCTCTCCAAACCAGGTATTTACCAGAGAGCAGCTTTTGGACCACATCTGGGGATATGAATACATCGGTGATACCAGAACCGTTGATGTCCACATCAAGCGGCTACGGGAAAAGATCAAGGACCATGCTGGCTGGGCTCTCACAACGGTTTGGGGGATCGGCTACAAATTTGAGGTGAAGCGTTAG